In Janibacter cremeus, a genomic segment contains:
- a CDS encoding enoyl-CoA hydratase-related protein, with product MTDTDHVLHDLTDGVATITLNRPDRRNAMSEPMIERLGELLQESADDSRVRALVLTGAGRAFCAGGDVQQFDADGGEGGGASEVDPAAVAEQVHHQELTVGRIHTFPKPVLASLPGAAAGAGLGLALAADLRIGTPRCVMATAFATVALSGDFGVAWFLHQLVGPARARELLLLNPRLDGQACLDLGLLNEMAPEEELAERTHEMARRLADGPALALAHIKQNLREVPFQTLSEAMRAEVPRHKECGLTEDHVEAASAFVEKRTPVFAR from the coding sequence ATGACCGACACCGACCACGTCCTGCACGACCTCACCGACGGGGTGGCGACCATCACCCTCAACCGACCGGACCGCCGCAACGCCATGTCCGAGCCGATGATCGAGCGGCTCGGTGAGCTGCTGCAGGAGAGTGCCGACGACTCCCGGGTCCGGGCGCTCGTCCTCACCGGCGCCGGGCGTGCCTTCTGCGCCGGTGGGGACGTCCAGCAGTTCGATGCCGATGGCGGCGAAGGGGGCGGCGCCAGCGAGGTGGATCCCGCGGCGGTGGCCGAGCAGGTCCACCACCAGGAGCTGACCGTCGGTCGGATCCACACCTTCCCCAAGCCGGTCCTCGCCTCGCTCCCGGGCGCTGCCGCGGGCGCCGGTCTGGGTCTGGCCCTCGCCGCGGACCTGCGCATCGGCACACCGCGCTGCGTCATGGCCACGGCCTTCGCCACCGTCGCGCTGTCCGGGGACTTCGGCGTGGCGTGGTTCCTCCACCAGCTCGTCGGACCGGCCCGGGCCCGCGAACTGCTCCTGCTCAACCCGCGCCTGGACGGTCAGGCCTGCCTCGATCTCGGGCTGCTCAACGAGATGGCGCCCGAGGAGGAGCTCGCGGAGCGCACCCACGAGATGGCTCGACGGCTGGCGGACGGGCCTGCCCTGGCGCTGGCGCACATCAAGCAGAACCTGCGCGAGGTGCCGTTCCAGACCCTGTCCGAGGCGATGCGTGCGGAGGTCCCTCGGCACAAGGAGTGCGGCCTGACCGAGGACCACGTCGAGGCCGCCAGCGCCTTCGTCGAGAAGCGAACACCGGTCTTCGCCCGCTGA
- a CDS encoding phosphotransferase family protein: MQDASDGNDVTEGLDPQAMSTWLKDLGIGIEPPLTFAKVGLGQSNLTYLATDAKGERLVLRRPPLGELLASAHDVAREHRILSALQGGDVPLPVVHGLCEDPAVTDVPVLVVSFVDGAVLDERADAEMLSPDARHRVGFSLVETLGHIHQVDLEEVGLTDLASHKPYGARQLRRWSRQWDLSKTHELPELERLTERLRALDPGPGEIALVHGDSHLRNVIIDPRAATVRAILDWELCTLGDPLADLGTLLAYWPQPGDPPSMRFDASMVAGFATRSELVEHYASVTGRDVSAVPFWHALGLWKLAIILEGVRRRQQDDPRNLTAVGAIPASAVDEIVVCGHRVVDGG; the protein is encoded by the coding sequence ATGCAGGATGCGAGCGACGGCAACGACGTGACCGAGGGACTGGACCCGCAGGCCATGTCGACCTGGCTGAAGGATCTGGGGATCGGCATCGAGCCGCCCCTGACCTTCGCCAAGGTGGGTCTGGGCCAGTCCAACCTCACCTATCTCGCGACGGACGCGAAGGGGGAGCGGCTCGTCCTGCGTCGTCCGCCCCTGGGTGAGCTGCTCGCCTCCGCGCACGACGTGGCGCGGGAGCACCGGATCCTCTCGGCGCTGCAGGGGGGCGACGTCCCACTGCCGGTCGTGCACGGGCTGTGCGAGGACCCGGCCGTCACGGACGTACCCGTGCTCGTCGTCTCCTTCGTCGACGGCGCGGTCCTCGACGAGCGCGCCGACGCCGAGATGCTCTCCCCCGACGCCCGTCACCGGGTCGGCTTCTCCCTCGTGGAGACCCTCGGGCACATCCATCAGGTCGACCTCGAGGAGGTCGGCCTGACGGACCTGGCCAGCCACAAGCCCTACGGCGCCCGGCAGCTGCGCCGGTGGTCGCGCCAGTGGGACCTGTCGAAGACCCATGAGCTGCCCGAGCTGGAGCGGCTGACCGAGCGGCTGAGAGCGCTCGACCCCGGACCGGGCGAGATCGCCCTGGTCCACGGCGACAGCCACCTGCGCAATGTCATCATCGACCCGCGGGCGGCCACCGTCCGCGCCATCCTCGACTGGGAGCTGTGCACGCTCGGGGACCCGCTCGCCGACCTCGGTACCCTGCTGGCCTACTGGCCGCAGCCGGGGGATCCGCCGTCGATGCGCTTCGACGCCTCCATGGTCGCCGGATTCGCCACTCGCTCGGAGCTCGTCGAGCACTACGCGAGCGTCACCGGTCGCGACGTCTCGGCAGTGCCCTTCTGGCACGCGCTCGGTCTGTGGAAGCTGGCGATCATCCTCGAGGGCGTGCGCCGGCGGCAGCAGGACGACCCGCGCAACCTGACCGCAGTGGGTGCCATCCCGGCCTCGGCGGTCGACGAGATCGTCGTCTGCGGGCATCGGGTGGTGGACGGGGGCTAG
- a CDS encoding MFS transporter — protein MAELTSSRTEVRGVVATGLAVLFGVTGLGSAAVAVALPTIATDLDVTTGRAALVVSCYSLALAVGSAVFGRLGDIFGIRAPLALGLAIMVAAACAGALAPNLPALITARALQGLGAAAVPALTLAAVQAVFEGDSRARAMATYAGVGATVNALGPVIGAMLVEPLGWRPVVAIPLAALLVMPLLWGDLPTRRQTGATLDAPGAALIAVAATGAVIALQWATLGPLPAVIGLLALATAAPVAVLRSRRHPDGIVQAALIGDSGARKSLLTAVSLPSAWFGMLVAIPTALTTHGWTGVQIGLLLIPCAALGIVAPRVNGPALVRLGPARSQLLATLGTALALSLATCGVALVSGPLLVLATLALMLSFGLGQPAMTALVADSVPVHTRGGALGLLTLVFLMGGSLGAATVGGLSAQIGLARAMLTLVVLPLAAAVAFIPSVLTRR, from the coding sequence GTGGCAGAACTGACGTCCAGCCGGACCGAGGTGCGTGGCGTCGTGGCCACGGGCCTGGCGGTCCTGTTCGGCGTGACCGGCCTGGGCAGCGCAGCGGTCGCCGTCGCCCTGCCGACCATCGCGACAGATCTCGACGTCACCACGGGTCGGGCCGCGCTCGTCGTCAGCTGCTACTCCCTCGCCCTGGCGGTCGGCAGCGCGGTCTTCGGCCGGCTCGGCGACATCTTCGGCATCCGGGCGCCCCTGGCGCTCGGGCTGGCGATCATGGTGGCCGCCGCCTGCGCCGGCGCGCTCGCCCCGAACCTGCCGGCGCTCATCACCGCCCGCGCCCTGCAGGGGCTCGGCGCCGCGGCCGTCCCGGCCCTGACGCTGGCGGCCGTGCAGGCCGTCTTCGAGGGCGACTCACGAGCGCGGGCGATGGCCACGTACGCCGGCGTCGGGGCCACCGTCAACGCCCTCGGCCCGGTCATCGGTGCCATGCTCGTCGAACCGCTCGGGTGGCGTCCCGTGGTGGCCATCCCCCTCGCTGCTCTCCTCGTGATGCCGCTGCTGTGGGGTGATCTGCCGACCCGGCGCCAGACCGGCGCCACCCTCGACGCGCCCGGTGCCGCGCTCATCGCTGTCGCGGCCACGGGGGCCGTCATCGCCCTGCAGTGGGCCACCCTGGGGCCCCTCCCGGCCGTCATCGGGCTCCTCGCCCTGGCCACCGCTGCCCCAGTTGCGGTCCTGCGCTCACGTCGGCATCCGGACGGCATCGTGCAAGCTGCGCTCATCGGGGACTCCGGCGCCCGCAAGAGCCTTCTGACGGCCGTGAGCCTGCCATCGGCGTGGTTCGGGATGCTCGTGGCCATCCCGACGGCGCTGACCACCCACGGGTGGACCGGCGTGCAGATCGGCCTGCTGCTCATCCCGTGTGCGGCTCTGGGCATCGTGGCCCCCCGCGTCAACGGGCCGGCACTCGTGCGCCTCGGCCCCGCCCGCAGCCAGCTCCTCGCGACCCTGGGCACCGCCCTCGCACTCAGCCTGGCCACGTGCGGCGTGGCCCTGGTCTCCGGTCCCCTGCTCGTCCTCGCGACGCTCGCGCTGATGCTGTCCTTCGGCCTCGGGCAGCCCGCCATGACGGCACTCGTCGCCGACTCCGTCCCGGTCCACACCAGGGGTGGCGCCCTCGGTCTGCTCACCCTCGTCTTCCTCATGGGGGGCAGCCTCGGGGCAGCGACCGTCGGCGGGCTCAGTGCCCAGATCGGCCTGGCACGCGCCATGCTGACGCTCGTCGTCCTTCCCCTCGCGGCAGCCGTCGCCTTCATCCCGTCCGTGCTCACCCGCCGCTGA
- a CDS encoding dienelactone hydrolase family protein has protein sequence MAHVLLFPSILGVRQGITDLANTLTDAGHDVTTVDPYDGQTFDDYPSGMARTKEIGEETLQVRGLEVAKGVGAPFVAVGFSVGAAIAQWVAAQCPDTARAVVMVGGGIPMHHLGATWPAGVAGEVHVTAGDPFHEEDRQFDAMIDEQLQEDVERAGGEFAYVEYQGEGHLFSDPSLGEYQPEEARIFTRRVVELVDSLG, from the coding sequence ATGGCCCACGTCCTGCTCTTCCCGTCCATCCTCGGTGTCCGTCAGGGAATCACCGATCTCGCCAACACCCTGACCGACGCCGGCCACGACGTCACGACCGTCGACCCGTACGACGGTCAGACCTTCGACGACTACCCCAGCGGCATGGCCCGCACCAAGGAGATCGGCGAGGAGACCCTGCAGGTCCGCGGCCTCGAGGTGGCGAAGGGGGTCGGCGCCCCCTTCGTCGCCGTCGGCTTCTCCGTCGGTGCAGCGATCGCCCAGTGGGTGGCCGCCCAGTGTCCCGACACCGCCCGGGCGGTCGTCATGGTCGGCGGCGGCATCCCGATGCACCATCTGGGGGCGACGTGGCCCGCCGGCGTCGCCGGCGAGGTCCACGTGACCGCCGGCGACCCCTTCCACGAGGAGGACCGGCAGTTCGACGCCATGATCGACGAGCAGCTCCAGGAGGACGTCGAGCGGGCCGGGGGCGAGTTCGCCTACGTGGAGTACCAGGGCGAGGGGCACCTCTTCAGCGACCCCTCCCTCGGCGAGTACCAGCCTGAGGAGGCGCGGATCTTCACCCGTCGGGTCGTGGAGCTCGTCGACTCGTTGGGCTGA
- a CDS encoding acyl-CoA dehydrogenase family protein, with protein sequence MFDLSERGQEYHDKMLAFMDEHVYPAESVYREQMAAAGDPNHHPQVLEDLKAQARSQGLWNLFHPHPEWGPGLTNLEYAHLAEITGRSIEIAPEAINCNAPDTGNMEVLTLFGTDEHKEKYLKPLLAGEMASAFAMTEPAVASSDATNVETRMVRDGDEYVINGRKWWTSNALHKNCKVMIVMGKTDPDAPTHRQQSMMVVPIDTPGVTIERGLPVFGYMDREGHAEVTFTDVRVPVDALLAGEGDGFMISQARLGPGRIHHCMRAIGVAERALDLMIDRAQSRTAFGEPIANRANIMDWVAESRIEIEMARLLTLKAAHMMDTVGNKVARTEIAAIKVAAPNVALKVIDRAIQVHGGGGVSDDFPLAMWYAHMRTLRLADGPDEVHKMTIARREYRRRSPEWGKKK encoded by the coding sequence ATGTTCGATCTCAGTGAGCGTGGTCAGGAGTACCACGACAAGATGCTCGCCTTCATGGACGAGCACGTCTACCCGGCCGAGTCGGTCTACCGGGAGCAGATGGCTGCGGCCGGCGACCCCAACCACCACCCGCAGGTCCTCGAGGACCTGAAGGCGCAGGCACGCAGCCAGGGTCTGTGGAACCTCTTCCACCCGCACCCGGAGTGGGGCCCGGGCCTGACCAATCTCGAGTACGCGCACCTGGCCGAGATCACCGGCCGCAGCATCGAGATCGCCCCCGAGGCGATCAACTGCAACGCCCCCGACACCGGCAACATGGAGGTGCTCACCCTCTTCGGGACCGACGAGCACAAGGAGAAGTACCTCAAGCCGCTCCTCGCGGGTGAGATGGCCTCCGCCTTCGCCATGACCGAGCCGGCCGTCGCCAGCTCGGACGCGACGAACGTCGAGACCCGGATGGTCCGCGACGGGGACGAGTACGTCATCAACGGTCGCAAGTGGTGGACGTCCAACGCTCTGCACAAGAACTGCAAGGTCATGATCGTCATGGGCAAGACCGACCCGGACGCCCCGACCCACCGACAGCAGTCGATGATGGTCGTGCCGATCGACACCCCGGGCGTGACGATCGAGCGTGGTCTGCCGGTCTTCGGCTACATGGACCGCGAGGGCCACGCCGAGGTGACCTTCACCGACGTGCGCGTGCCGGTCGATGCCCTCCTCGCCGGTGAGGGGGACGGCTTCATGATCAGCCAGGCCCGCCTCGGGCCGGGGCGCATCCACCACTGCATGCGCGCCATCGGCGTCGCCGAGCGGGCCCTTGACCTGATGATCGACCGGGCGCAGAGCCGCACGGCCTTTGGTGAGCCGATCGCCAACCGTGCCAACATCATGGACTGGGTGGCCGAGTCGCGCATCGAGATCGAGATGGCCCGGCTGCTCACCCTCAAGGCCGCGCACATGATGGACACGGTCGGCAACAAGGTGGCCCGCACGGAGATCGCGGCGATCAAGGTCGCCGCTCCCAATGTCGCACTGAAGGTGATCGACCGGGCCATCCAGGTGCACGGCGGAGGCGGCGTCAGCGATGACTTCCCGCTGGCCATGTGGTACGCACACATGCGTACGCTGCGTCTCGCGGACGGGCCCGACGAGGTGCACAAGATGACCATCGCCCGTCGCGAGTACCGGCGGCGCAGCCCCGAATGGGGCAAGAAGAAGTAG
- a CDS encoding FAD binding domain-containing protein — translation MIPSQFDYVAPRTVEEALAALAEHGDDAKVLAGGQSLLPILRLRMNSPETVIDLGRIPQLREITDDGDAIVVGAMATHDEVRKNPLVSEHARLLSVTLAEVADPQVRHRGTLGGALVHADPAGDVGAPALALDAEMVVVGPNGSRTIPAEDFFVGLFTSAVGEDELLTQIRIPKHTGWGAHYEKFVRLVHQWSIVAVAATLKVEGGSIADARVALTNMGATPLRARSVEQALIGQAPTADAVREAAAKAAEGTDPPSDLNGGADYRQHLAGVLTRRAVLAAAGA, via the coding sequence ATGATCCCCTCCCAGTTCGACTACGTGGCACCACGGACCGTCGAGGAGGCTCTGGCAGCGCTCGCCGAACACGGCGACGACGCCAAGGTCCTCGCCGGTGGCCAGAGCCTGCTGCCGATCCTGCGGCTGCGGATGAACAGCCCGGAGACGGTGATCGATCTGGGGCGCATCCCGCAGCTGCGGGAGATCACCGATGATGGCGATGCCATCGTGGTCGGCGCCATGGCCACCCACGACGAGGTGCGCAAGAACCCCCTCGTCAGCGAGCATGCCCGGCTGCTGTCGGTGACGCTCGCGGAGGTGGCTGATCCGCAGGTGCGCCACCGCGGCACCCTCGGCGGTGCGCTCGTACACGCCGACCCCGCCGGGGACGTCGGCGCACCCGCCCTGGCGCTCGACGCCGAGATGGTCGTCGTCGGCCCGAACGGCTCGCGCACCATCCCGGCGGAGGACTTCTTCGTCGGGCTCTTCACCAGCGCCGTGGGGGAGGACGAGCTGCTCACCCAGATCCGCATCCCCAAGCACACCGGGTGGGGAGCCCATTACGAGAAGTTCGTCCGCCTGGTGCACCAGTGGTCGATCGTCGCGGTGGCTGCCACCCTCAAGGTCGAGGGCGGCAGCATCGCCGATGCCCGGGTGGCGCTGACCAACATGGGGGCCACCCCCCTTCGCGCCCGATCCGTGGAGCAGGCCCTGATCGGGCAGGCTCCCACTGCCGACGCCGTCCGCGAGGCGGCGGCGAAGGCGGCCGAGGGCACCGACCCACCCTCCGACCTCAATGGCGGAGCCGACTACCGGCAGCATCTGGCGGGCGTCCTGACGCGCCGCGCCGTCCTCGCTGCAGCAGGAGCGTGA
- a CDS encoding HAD family hydrolase, whose translation MSSPSSPEAPEVGAGAPLSALLIDFGGVLTTPISDAFGALSAEAGLAAGEALSLLAGHEGARTALREHEEGRLDDEGFEDAFAQALAESGGRMEARGLLARIEARMRLDEPMVELVREVRRQGVPVALVSNSLGRNCYARVDLDELFDVTVISGRVGVRKPSRRIYAMACEQLGVPPEQCVLVDDLEHNLVGAARLGIVGIHHRQAGETADRVRELLDLPATTTATP comes from the coding sequence ATGAGCTCACCATCATCGCCCGAGGCGCCGGAAGTGGGCGCGGGCGCCCCGCTGTCGGCTCTGCTCATCGACTTCGGTGGCGTGCTCACCACCCCGATCTCCGACGCCTTCGGTGCGCTGAGCGCCGAGGCCGGACTGGCGGCGGGTGAGGCGCTGTCCCTGCTCGCCGGTCACGAGGGTGCCCGCACGGCGCTCCGCGAGCACGAGGAGGGCCGCCTCGACGACGAGGGCTTCGAGGATGCCTTCGCGCAGGCGCTCGCCGAGTCCGGTGGCCGGATGGAGGCTCGTGGGTTGCTGGCGCGCATCGAGGCGCGCATGCGGCTGGACGAGCCGATGGTCGAGCTGGTCCGCGAGGTGCGCCGACAGGGCGTCCCCGTGGCGCTCGTGTCCAACTCCCTGGGACGTAACTGCTATGCCCGGGTCGACCTCGACGAGCTCTTCGACGTCACCGTGATCTCCGGCCGGGTGGGCGTGCGCAAGCCCTCGCGGCGCATCTACGCCATGGCCTGCGAGCAGCTCGGTGTCCCGCCGGAGCAGTGCGTCCTCGTCGACGACCTCGAGCACAACCTCGTCGGCGCGGCACGTCTGGGCATCGTCGGGATCCACCACCGGCAGGCGGGCGAGACCGCGGACCGCGTCCGCGAGCTGCTCGACCTCCCCGCCACGACGACCGCCACCCCGTGA
- a CDS encoding SRPBCC family protein, whose product MDLEHQFTVSAPIDTAWATMMDIEGVAECFPGATLTSADGDSFEGTVKVKLGPIAMVYKGSGAFAERDDSAHRAVIEAKGRDKRGNGTAGATVTMSMTESGSDTSVTVVTDLNVTGKPAQFGRGVMQDVSDKLLGQFVDCLATKVAGPAAQESAAPAAETPASADTPSGGSAADAGAGAAPATSSDSGTDSGVAAAPAAAAMPAAAVTGAAASSGRPPESASPAQPASTGAAAPASGSGSRASTGSAGARSGGGSSDSLDLGAAVMPAILRSYAPYAAVGVAGLVLGWLLGRGRRRRRAAARCCCRKGGA is encoded by the coding sequence ATGGATCTGGAGCACCAGTTCACCGTCAGCGCGCCCATCGACACCGCCTGGGCCACGATGATGGACATCGAAGGGGTCGCGGAGTGCTTCCCCGGAGCCACCCTGACGTCCGCGGACGGTGACTCGTTCGAGGGCACGGTCAAGGTCAAGCTCGGGCCGATCGCCATGGTCTACAAGGGCAGCGGGGCCTTCGCCGAGCGGGACGACAGCGCCCACCGGGCCGTCATCGAGGCCAAGGGCAGGGACAAGCGCGGTAACGGCACGGCCGGGGCCACGGTGACGATGAGCATGACCGAGTCCGGCTCGGACACCTCGGTGACCGTCGTGACCGACCTCAACGTCACCGGCAAGCCCGCGCAGTTCGGCCGGGGCGTCATGCAGGACGTCTCCGACAAGCTGCTCGGGCAGTTCGTCGACTGCCTCGCGACGAAGGTGGCGGGCCCGGCCGCGCAGGAGTCGGCAGCACCGGCGGCGGAGACGCCCGCATCGGCGGACACGCCCTCTGGTGGGTCCGCTGCCGACGCAGGCGCCGGCGCGGCTCCTGCGACGAGCTCGGACTCCGGAACCGACTCCGGGGTCGCCGCAGCCCCTGCCGCCGCAGCCATGCCCGCGGCGGCCGTGACGGGGGCTGCCGCATCCTCGGGCCGACCTCCCGAGTCGGCGTCGCCCGCCCAACCCGCTTCCACGGGCGCGGCGGCGCCCGCGTCCGGAAGTGGGTCCCGAGCCTCGACCGGCAGCGCCGGCGCGAGGTCCGGCGGTGGCTCCAGCGATTCCCTCGACCTCGGGGCCGCGGTGATGCCGGCGATCCTGCGCAGCTACGCCCCGTACGCGGCCGTCGGGGTCGCGGGTCTCGTGCTCGGGTGGCTGCTCGGGCGTGGTCGGCGTCGTCGCCGGGCGGCGGCCCGCTGCTGCTGCCGCAAGGGTGGGGCCTGA